From Kwoniella dendrophila CBS 6074 chromosome 11, complete sequence, a single genomic window includes:
- a CDS encoding mitochondrial import inner membrane translocase subunit TIM13, producing MSSLFGSGGATPDMAARKEQMKQSIQQELAIANAQQLINKINENCFAKCITKPSTSLTSSQETCLSQCMSLYMAAFDQVSRSYVSRISKERSAAPGIGL from the exons ATGTCATCTCTCtttggttcaggtggtgcTACTCCAG ATATGGCTGCTAGAAAGGAACAAATGAAGCAATCGATCCAacaagag CTTGCAATTGCAAATGCTCAACAGttaatcaataaaatcaacGAGAAT TGTTTCGCTAAATGTATCACAAAACCATCAACCTCCCTTACATCTTCTcaagag ACCTGCTTATCCCAATGCATGTCACTCTATATGGCCGCCTTTGATCAAGTATCTCGTTCATACGTATCCAGAATATCAAAAGAGCGAAGTGCTGCTCCAGGTATCGGTCTTTAA
- a CDS encoding 40S ribosomal protein S27 has product MVLAIDLLNRPADVQARTHKLKKVVPEPNSFFMDVKCPGCFAITTVFSHASTVVQCQGCATALCQPTGGKAKLTEGCSFRRKN; this is encoded by the exons ATG GTTTTAGCTATTGATCTCCTCAACAGACCAGCTGATGTTCAAGCTCGAACTCACAAACTCAAGAAAGTTGTACCAGAGCCAAACTCATTCTTCATGGATGTCAAATGCCCAGGTTGTTTCGCTATCAC CACCGTCTTCTCCCACGCTTCCACCGTCGTCCAATGTCAAGGTTGTGCTACCGCTCTTTGTCAACCAACCggtggtaaagctaaattaacTGAAG GCTGCTCTTTCCGAAGAAAGAACTAA